A genome region from Bacteroidota bacterium includes the following:
- a CDS encoding 50S ribosomal protein L10 yields MEKNKKNQEIADLKEKFSNSTYFYLTDSSTLSVEKINNFRRLCFKSGVEYRISKNTLIRKALEQLEGNYEAIYPLLNGPTGVMFSTDGAVPAKVIKEFRKDGERPILKGAYIDTDVFVGDNQLAILASLKSKKELIGEIVGLLQSPARNVISALQASSSQKIAGLLKALENRS; encoded by the coding sequence ATGGAAAAAAATAAAAAGAACCAGGAAATAGCTGATTTGAAAGAAAAATTCAGCAATTCAACATACTTCTATTTGACAGATTCCTCCACTCTTTCAGTGGAGAAGATTAACAACTTCCGCAGACTTTGTTTTAAATCAGGTGTCGAATATCGCATCTCGAAAAACACGCTGATTAGAAAGGCATTGGAACAGTTGGAAGGAAACTATGAGGCCATTTATCCTTTACTGAACGGGCCTACCGGTGTTATGTTTTCTACAGACGGTGCCGTGCCTGCAAAGGTGATTAAAGAATTCAGAAAAGACGGTGAACGTCCTATCCTGAAAGGTGCTTATATTGACACTGATGTGTTTGTCGGTGATAATCAGTTAGCGATACTTGCCAGTTTGAAGAGCAAAAAGGAATTGATTGGCGAAATTGTCGGCTTATTGCAGTCTCCTGCTCGCAATGTTATCAGCGCCCTTCAAGCTTCATCTTCTCAGAAGATTGCCGGCCTATTAAAGGCTCTGGAGAACAGAAGCTAA
- the secE gene encoding preprotein translocase subunit SecE: MNKVTVYFREAYDELVNKVTWPTWVELQESSVVVMVTSLIISLFIFGVDLIFKYGAQELYKLIVG; encoded by the coding sequence ATGAACAAGGTAACAGTCTATTTCAGAGAAGCTTATGATGAGCTGGTGAATAAAGTAACCTGGCCAACTTGGGTAGAATTACAAGAAAGTTCGGTAGTCGTGATGGTTACTTCATTAATTATTTCACTGTTCATATTCGGCGTGGACCTTATTTTTAAATATGGAGCACAAGAACTCTACAAACTCATCGTCGGCTAA
- the rplK gene encoding 50S ribosomal protein L11, translating into MAKEIQTFIKLQVKGGQANPAPPIGPALGSKGVNIMEFCKRFNAQSQDRIGKILPVVISVYKDKSFDFIIKTPPVHALLMEYTKKQAGSAEPNRKKVGTVSLDIIKKIAEEKMPDLNCFTIESAIKMVAGSAKSAGFNVEGY; encoded by the coding sequence ATGGCAAAGGAAATTCAAACATTCATCAAGCTCCAAGTAAAAGGAGGTCAAGCAAATCCCGCTCCACCAATCGGCCCAGCTTTGGGTTCCAAGGGAGTGAACATCATGGAGTTTTGCAAAAGATTCAATGCACAATCTCAAGACCGCATCGGAAAGATTCTTCCGGTGGTGATCTCAGTATATAAGGATAAGAGTTTTGATTTTATAATCAAAACTCCTCCGGTTCATGCTTTACTCATGGAATATACCAAAAAGCAGGCAGGTTCTGCTGAACCCAATCGTAAGAAAGTGGGCACGGTTAGTTTAGACATCATCAAGAAGATTGCTGAAGAAAAAATGCCCGATCTGAATTGCTTCACTATTGAATCAGCCATAAAAATGGTAGCTGGTTCTGCTAAAAGTGCAGGATTTAACGTAGAAGGATATTAA
- the nusG gene encoding transcription termination/antitermination factor NusG, with product MAEEKKWYVVRVISGQERKIRDHIMLEVTRSKWGTIVSNILVPTEKIYTIKNGKKTIKDKTLFPGYIYMEVEDKKMSQEMWTSVRQVHGVLGFLGTLSNAEVMKLLGKADEMMDATETMAEPFIINEDVKIVDGPFNDFVGNIEEINNEKKKLKVIVKIFGRRTPVEVSFMQVEKIS from the coding sequence ATGGCAGAGGAAAAAAAATGGTATGTTGTCCGTGTTATCAGCGGGCAGGAGCGGAAAATACGCGATCACATCATGTTGGAAGTGACCCGTTCCAAATGGGGTACTATTGTGAGCAACATATTGGTACCGACAGAGAAAATATATACCATTAAGAACGGCAAGAAAACCATTAAAGATAAAACCCTGTTCCCCGGCTATATATATATGGAAGTGGAAGACAAGAAAATGTCGCAGGAAATGTGGACTTCTGTGCGTCAGGTTCATGGAGTACTTGGCTTTCTCGGTACCTTATCGAATGCCGAAGTAATGAAGTTGTTAGGTAAGGCTGATGAGATGATGGATGCCACTGAAACTATGGCTGAGCCGTTTATCATCAATGAGGATGTAAAGATTGTAGATGGTCCTTTCAATGACTTCGTAGGTAACATTGAGGAAATCAATAACGAAAAGAAGAAACTCAAGGTCATCGTCAAAATATTTGGAAGAAGAACCCCGGTGGAAGTAAGCTTTATGCAAGTGGAGAAAATAAGTTAA